Genomic DNA from Hirundo rustica isolate bHirRus1 chromosome 21, bHirRus1.pri.v3, whole genome shotgun sequence:
TATTGTTATTTGAAATATCATTTTAGTTGCAAGTAACAGGCTGCAGACAGCATCCCTCGTAGGAAAATGACATTAGTAATGCTGAACATTTCCCAGAAGTTGTTTATGCGTTTATTTCTGAGGCCCTGCTGTTGTGAAGTGACCAGGCTCACGTCTGACAGCTTTGCTGGGAGTGTGATCATACTGCATGAATTACAGCTGGAAGCACCTTGGCCCTGGTGCTGGTTTCTGCACAGGAGGAATTCCACTGCTTACACCTGGTGTCCCAttgatgaagaaaaacaaacttccCTCATGGGACATTTAGGGAACATAAGGAAATCAGGAGCTGTTGATGCATGTGAATCTGTGATCGTTCTACTGATGTTACAgataatttatttctaaaagatACCTGTGTTTAGGTGGTGTTGCCTTCCTAAAATCCACACTGGCTCATCGGTTTCTGGAAATTCTTCTAAGTAGTCTGACAAAATAGTGATCTGGTTTTCATACCTAGATAAAACTGGACAGGAACACACAAAATTCAAACTCCATTTTATCCCCTTGTTCTTTTATGCACCACTTGGTGCTCTCAAACTGAACTAGTTGCAGCAAGTTTTTGCAAGCTTTGGGGCTTCTGAGCAGTGCGGcaagctgcttttatttttctcccttagAAGCTGTTCTGACACTGAAATAGCCAATGCCTTGGGTTTTTATTTAGATCCTCAGTGACTGCTGAGAGGACACCTTGATTATGAGCAGTCTCACTGAAGCCAGTGACAAAAGTTCAGGATGACTGCAGTGAGGACGAGATTTGATTCAAGATAatgagggaaggggaaaaaaagttaggCACCACAGCTTGATCTGAAATgtagaaaaaatacaaatcagaGTGATTATGGACTCATGCTTAATGGGAAGGGTATGAAAAGTGTTAGCAAGACTGGGGTTTACTTGCCCAACTGGAGATTTGAAagacttcagggaaaaaaaaaaaatagatgttttgATGTTATTATTTGATACCACATCTATTTagtgaaaaaataacaaatgatAATTAATGCTACCAAAAGCAGACAGTCCAACCATTTACTAGATCACTGAAGTGGTGCTTTCTGGAAGAGTGAAACAACCCTTCAGGTGCataaattaatgtaaaaatcatttattttaGGTAACAATCATAAGGAATATACTGCTAAGAAATCAGAAGTTTTAAACGAAAGCAAAGAATTTACCCTGCTCTTTAAGTAAGTGCACATATACCCAGTACAGGAAGAATGAATAATCCGCaggtaaatatatatatattaaaagttAGATTCCATTTAAAGAAATACACATTCCAGCAGTCAAAAGGGAGGCGCAGCACGCTCTGGCTggggccagcactgccgagcccCGACATTCCCCGTCCCCGCAGGCAGCGATTAAAGCCCGCACGGGCTCCTCTAGGGCTGTCAGCCCAGCGAAACAACTTCTCGCACCGTGCCCTGCATTCTCCGCCGGAAAAGCCGCCGCTCGCTGCACTTCGAGAGCAAATTATCTATTTTTAAGTCCAAAGACTTAAGACACTCTCGATCCCCGAAATCCAACCGGAGGCACCCGCGCCCCCTTCGCGGCCACCGCTCTCGCACGACACTCCGGACCGCTTGAGACGGTACGGCCAGggcttctcttcccttcccagcGCTCCCCGCCGAGCTGCGGCGGCtccgggagcggggcgggcagaCCCGGctccggcccccgccccgcgccccggccgaGCCCCCTCACACCCGGGCCCCCGGGAGAGGCCGCGGGACCCCAAGCGCCAGGCGACCCCTGAGGGCGGATCGCACCGCGCCGCCCCTCCGCCCCTCAGCCCGCGGGCGTCTCCCGCCGCCGGCGGCCCTGCGGGATCCCCGGAGCCCCGGCCTGGCCCCTCAGCGCCGCCGTGCCCGCGCCCCTCACCGGCCTCCATCCTCCCGCTGTCACCATCCTCCTCCCCCTCGCCCCGACACGGAGACACAACACGGCCGCGCCGCGGGGcgccctgggagctgcagtcccGCCGCCCGCCGGCAGCGCACCGCCCCGGCGCCCGCGGGACTAcagatccctgcagcccccgcGGCCCGATCGGCGCgcggagcgggcgggcgggcgcgaTTGGCGGGGCCGAGCCCCGGCGCCGCGCTGAttggcggcgggcgggcggggcggtGCGGCGCGGGGGCAGCATGGAGGGCGCGGTGTCGGACGTGGCCGTGTGTAACCTGGCGTTCGCGGGGCgcctggaggagctgcgggCGCTGCTGCTCCGCGACAGGGCCCAGGCCACGCGGGCCGACCAGGTCagccgggggccgggccggggacGGCTCCTGCCAGCCGCTTGCTGCCCGTCTTTGCCCCGCTCACCGCTTCCCTCTCGCAGGATCACCGCACGGCGCTGCACTGGGCCTGCTCGGCGGGGCACACGGACGTCGCTGACCTCCTGCTCGGGCTCGGCGTGCCCGTGAACGATAAGGACGATGTGAGTGCCGCGGCCCTGCCCCGCGGCGGCTGAGGGAGCCCTGGGCCGCCGTGAGGGGCGCGCCGGTGCCGCCGGGGCCGCAGAAAGGCCCGGCAGCGGCCGGGGGCAGCTCCCGGAGCCGCTTTTACGGTTCTTTTCTgccctttcccccttcctcccgTCGGCTGGTGCTTCCAGCGCGGTGTCTGACACTTGGGAAAGCGCAAGGGAGGTAGGGGTGAAGGAATTCACAGCTCCTGTGGAAATGGGCCTCCTCCCCTCGTGAGGGGGAGATTTGAGACTTGCTTATTGTCGCGGAATTTGGGGTGGTTCCTGGTTCTTTCACATTACCTTCATTTCGGTGCAATCTCTTAAATACGTTGTGCCAGATCATGAGGCACTGTGAAGGTTTCTCACGTTGGGGGAGGCTTTAATAAAGCAGGTTCAGGGTCACTGTTTCACAGTTGGAAAGGAGATGGCTTGCTCCTGTTCTAGGGGAagagctgaaatatttgcatCTGTTACAAAGCATCCTAAATGTCGTCTGTAAAGAAGGAAATGTCTCATCAATTTAGGGAGCAGGATATAGACAAAGCGTCAGAAAATTTTTAACACCCTTTTCTACTACTGCTGTTTGTTCTTAAAAAGGCACTAGTGTAAATTCTGCAGGGACAAAGTGTTCTGCAAAGATACTACACATAACTGCATAGCAGAAGTGATTTCTCTCATTTAATTGGCAGCTTTTCCAGGTTCTGAGTGCAGGCCTGTAAGAATACATGAGCCTTGCATCTAGTGAAAATCACTAATATTTAGCTTTACACTGGTAAGAACACGTGCAGTGTGAGTAGTTCAGGTCTGTCTGGGTTATGCATTATCACGTTTTTCTGCCTGAAACTGGTGTGGTTTTgtaatgaggattttttttcttgcctctgTAGGCTGGTTGGACTCCCTTGCACATCGCTGCTTCAGCAGGCCGTGATGAAATTGTGAAAGCCCTCATTGCTAAGGGTGCTCACGTAAACGCTGTCAATCAGAATGGCTGCACGCCCCTGCATTATGCAGCCTCCAAAAATAAGCAGGAGGTATGTATATTTACATATGTACATGGAGCCGGTGGTGTTCTTGGAAGAGGGATTCAGGTATGTAAAGtccccatcctcctcccccACTCCTGTCTCTTTCAACATCCCCAGATTGCAATCATGCTTCTGGAGAATGGAGCAGATCCAGATGCAACAGATCATTTTGAATCCACGCCGttacacagagcagcagccaaaggaaACCTGAAAATGGTACAGATCCTTGTGCAGCACAATGCAACAGTGGATATACGGGACTCTGAAGGGAATACTCCTctgtaagtaattttttctttttattttgcttattatAGCATAATCTCTGTGAAATGAAACTCCATTACCTCAGtgtcttttttaatataatttttaatttttgttgtcTCAAAATATTCTCTTGCTTCACATCCTTGTGcaattaaaaagcatttcagaaaatcaTGCTTAGTATTTTGCCTTAGCGGTGTGTACATGCATGCTTTATGTTAGTGCATCTACTTAAAGAGTGTAGAACACGTTTTGTATTATTTTGGAGTACGTTGGTTGCTGCTACAGGGCAGAAAGTGAGCTAATGGCATGAGAGTCAGAGGAAACTGGTCTTGCAGGCTGGTCTAATCTGTCCTACCAAGCAAGAACTCATTTCAGaagcttttcttctcctctctaAAGAAAATAAGTTGCAATTGAAGTACAACCAGCCCAGTGTTTGTTGTTACCTTGGAGATCAATTTGAACCTGTGAGGGTTACAGCTGCTTTGAAGCTGGTGTCAGAACCACAGTGGAATGCAGACTTTGCTGTGAATAAGATCAAGCAGTAGGCTTTAGCTGTACATAAACCTCAGTTTGGAATGCACACAGTTCTTCCTAGGACACTGTGCCAAACGGAAAAAAGCATGTGCTGCATTTGCAGCAGCTCATTATCTTTTAGCATCAGACAATTTATTTCTCACCTTTGGTTTAACAGAGATTGCCATTTTCCATTCTCACCGTGGATTATGTTCTCTTTAGCTTTGCTGACTGCAGAGCCAAATCCTAACCCAAAGAACTGTCTTAACATTGCAAGGAGGAATGTTCTTGAGTTGCTTAATGACAGCAGAGGGACTGGACAGCGAGCTTTGGAATCTGTCTAGGTAGTTGGCTGCTTGTGGCTTTGTACTTCTTGGATGTCTCTTCCCCCCCAAACATTCACACTGCCATTTTGACATAGCGTAATTATTGCTCTTTAAAAGCTTGGACAGTCTAACAGTGGCTGTGGGTTTCTTGTTCTCGCTGCAGTCATTTAGCCTGCGATGAAGAGAGAGTGGAGGAGGCAAAGCTGCTGGTGTCTCATGGTGCAAGTATTCACATTGAGAATAAAGAAGAGCTGACCCCACTGAAAGTGGCAAAGGGTGGCCTGGGAGCCATCCTTAAGAGAATGGTGGAAGGCTAGAGGGGGCTTTCCACTTGAGTCTCTCTCCTGTTGCACTTCTATTTAAGACTGCAAACTTCAGATTGTGGTAGTTCAACTAGGATGTCATGTACGGTATCAGCATGgtaatgaaatgttttttgttGAAGCTGTCCTTCAAGTGCAGTGCCAAAACAACTCTTTGTACTTCCCATTAATTAAATAGTTTACTGATTTTAAAGTATCTTGCAATATCTTGcagttttctttcagtttaCAGTGTGATGTGTGTAAATGTGGTGTTCCTTCTAATTCAGATCCCAGTTTAGAATTATTTGTTCTAAGAAACAGGACCAAAAATGTTTTAACCATCTAAAgccagtttttattttcttctagagtcttgttttttctcttagCCTCTGTGAtttgtgtgtggggttttgtctgtgttttgtgGGTACTGATTGTCTTTCTCCAGATGATTCTAAGCtacactgtatttttctttgtagaaTGCCGTTTGCGCAGTTACTTAGATAATTGTATCCATTTTTGCTACTCTTGGTGTATTAAGTGAGCTCTGAGTGATTGAAGCTTTTCTGTTGTTGCTGGTTGTtatcttgtttttctctgagcCTTTGAATTCCTGTATTTGATGAAGTGCTTTGGGCTGTTTGCAGAATGCAGGCACAGTTACAGAGTTACCTCTGCAAATACACTGTTTTATTGTGGGTGACTCTGGATCCTCCTCTGGGATatacttcaatattttttttcgTCTTGCTCCTTGTGTAggttcctttttctgttttctttgactCCCATGTGCAGCACTGACACTTGCAGTTTACCATCTTATTTTATAACAGAAGCCTGGTTTAATCTTTATTTACTCGTAGCAAATCCTGATATTAAGTTATTACAAGGCAGAATCTGAAAAGTGACCTTCTGTCCTGATGTTGATAAGATCATTTTTGACACCAGTGGATAGATTTTCCCTTTAACAAAGGATgaaattctgtgaaataaagaTCTTTCCTAAACAACAGTCTTTGGTATTATAAAACTTTATTCAACTTACATATAAGAAAACCAGTATTTTCTAAATAGCTTGTATGTCTGGGATGTGAACAACGAGATGAAACCCTGCCATCCATTACACAGTGTGGAAATGCAACATGTTTGATCTTCAGCCTCAAGGAAAGGGTGAAATGCAAGCTGACAGTTTCTACAGTTTGACTTGTAGGGATTAAGGTAACGCAATTTATTTTGATAAGACAGAAacttaaaaccaaacaaataccTTCACCAAGGACGTTAAATGTATCTTAGAACACAAAATGCAGGTTAAATTTCACTGAGGGGGCTCCTTAATTAAGAACAGGAGGGATAACTTGCCTGTACAGTGAACTCTGGCCATGCAGATTGAAGGAGGAATCTGCCTGAGTAGAAGTTTCTTATATATTGCACAGGCACTGCTGAAAATCTGTTTGGAGAGCAGCTGAAGCTGTGTTCATTCTTGATCTTTGTGTAGCAAAAAATCCCTGCTCTGTAGCTTTGTAAATCTGCTTCCTTAGGAGATGGTGGCTTGAATGTTGGTTTAATATTTGTTGTGTGTATTAATGATCCCTACTCCCTATGGGAAGATAAATGGGAAGATAGATGTTCCAAAGACTGTTGGAACATCTAAAGCAAATTCTGAAAAACGTTTCTGCATCCTGCATAGCTCTGCAGGGTTTTAGAGCTACACACTGTGGATCAGTACCTAATTCGATTTGTGCTTTGCCAAGAGGATCAGTGGGAAGCTAAGAACTGTGCCCCATCCTTTCTAATAAACTTTAGATAAACTCCATAATGAGAACATCTGCCAGAAGGCTTACAGAAATCACCACACTATGGTAAGAAACTCCAAATCGTGTTATTTTCCTTACCTCCTTACTCCCAgcagcctgctttgcttcttattttgcctttttactACCATCTATTACTGGTGGTTAGAAGTGTGAATCATTAGTCAAGAATGTGGTCAGttgttcctttcttttataGAAAAAACTTTAAGATAACTTGAGCACTTTCTACTTTTTGAACAAATATAAAACCTGTGGTGTTCTAGGGAGACTGTACTATCTATAGAAGTTACTGACAACTTCACCAGCATAAGCTCCTATCTTACTTATTCcaggattttttaatatatatattttttttagctAAGTGGAATTCAGACACACAAGATTTCCTTGACTCAGGTCTGAACATCTGTTTCAGCGTTCTGATGACATTAATGTAACTTCTTTTTACTTCTTATGTGCAAAACGAGTTCTTGAAACACTGCAGTGTACTGGCCATGGCTGCTGTTCTCTGCACACCAAGCAGGTTGGCTAACACTGTTTCTGGAGAAGGCTGCTGTGGCTCTGAGCTCTGTGGACACGCAGCGTTACTGGGAGCTCACACTTTGACAAATGCTGCAGCCCGTTTCCTAATTAGTTTTGCAAAATAGGTTGGCTAGTTGTAGATGATACTTTATTTTATACTTAAATTTTTGCACAGTGTAGCTaggtaataaaagaaatttggTTCACTTTAAAGGCCAAATCTTGTGCCATTCACAAAGTGCCTGTGTAACAGACCCTTTTTATCCACCCCTGTGGCTCACAGTACAAATGCCTTGAATACAACTTTTAGTCTTGCTTCTATGTTAACTCTGTTAACTCAATGCCGACAATTTTTGTATAAAGGGGTCCAAAGGTGACAGAGAAAACTCTGTTATAAACTCTAggctatttcttcttttcctgcttcttgcTTCTCGTCGTTTTCAGGTgttgcaggagctgctgtttcaTCAGCACTTGGGTATTCGTTTGTTGCATTGCTTGATGGAACTGTGGTTGCAGGGATGTTTTCTTCGTTGGGTACCTGAAGGTAGTCTGCATTGGACTGTTTCTGAGccatttctctgcagaaagACAGGATTAGGATTGTGATCTCACATGTTGAAATCCCATGTACACCAGAGCCTTTCAAAATAATGAATCTTTGTAACCCCGATGATGTTATGACTGTTCCAAGATTGTGTGGAAAGGCTGCACCACCACTGGTGCTGAGGCAGAAAGAGTGACAGCATATTAGCTGGAAAGACATCTGCATTGCTGCTTTGAGTGATCCCATTAGAATAAAATGGATCTTAGTATGTTTAAATGTTATTCCAGGAAAGTGGAAAGGGAAACTGAGCGCTGGCAGTGTCTGAGGAGGGACAGCAAAGCTCACTGCCTGGTGTGAGCCTTCTGGGAAATTCCATGCGGATCTGGTGTCCCATTGTAGTGCATGAAAAATAGAGTTCAGTCAGGACAAGAATTACAAAAAGACTGAAATCTGgaaaagtaatataaaatatatttggtattatagaaaatatggaaatctagaaaagtatttttagtaACAGGTATTAATTCCATCTATCTTATCAAAACGAAAATAAACCAACTCCCAGTACTGAAGCACCTTCACACGGTAAAAAATGTCAGATGCTAGTGGATTAATTCAATGCAGTGAGAATTATTAGGATCCAAGTACAAAACTAGATCTTAATGCTACATCAGCTGAAAGCGGAAATCAGGTGCGTGAGTGACTGATCACTGCTCTGGGTTAGCAGAATTCCATATTAGGAAGTCTTAAACGTGCTACAGGGAAGTCACAGGTTTTTTCTGGCCTCAACTGCATGTAGTTAAATCCCAGTAAATTTTCTGGGGTGACCCTTAgctgctctttcttttttgaCTTCCTCTGCCTGCTTTTAACAGACACCATTACCTTTCAATCTAAAGAGCTGTTTTTATAACTTACCACTTTAGTTTGTgttgtttaaaagcatttaCTTCACTGTTTTAGATACTGCTAAGTGGGAAGAGGGCAATGGCACCTTCTGTTAAAAGAGCCACAGGTGAAAAGTCCCCCAAAAGAAGATGTTTGCACTGGAAGTTTTCTCAAAGCTTGTGTTATGCATTTTACTTTAGTTCTGGATTATCAGCAGTGctttacagaaataattgtCTTAAAATGAAGCAAACAGAAATTCTTACTGCATCTCATTATTTGATGACTTCCTCTTTTTTGCCTTCTTGGTTAAGACCCAGACAATAACGCAGATTATAGCAGCTGCCAGAATTGCTCCAATCAGTGCTCCAGCAACAATACCACCATCTGAatctgcaaagggaaaaaaaacattacttGACTTTTTAAGAAGTAGTAGTATAGCAAAAACCCATGGAAAGTTAGTGCAGTAACCTTTAGCAGAAAGAAGGGATTGGATTCAAAGAATTCTTTCCAGGAGGGAGGTCAAAGATTCTCCAGAAAAGTGAGAGCTCTGTGCTAGGGTGGTCTGCGCTGCCTCCTTTCTCACTGGTAGCTTCTTATCCCATCAAACTCTGGTTATGCCAGGCTCAGGGAATCCCTGGGCAGTAATACTGACAGCAGGtaaaagccttctcttttcaaTCATTACAAACACATACTGGAATCCAGG
This window encodes:
- the PSMD10 gene encoding 26S proteasome non-ATPase regulatory subunit 10, with product MEGAVSDVAVCNLAFAGRLEELRALLLRDRAQATRADQDHRTALHWACSAGHTDVADLLLGLGVPVNDKDDAGWTPLHIAASAGRDEIVKALIAKGAHVNAVNQNGCTPLHYAASKNKQEIAIMLLENGADPDATDHFESTPLHRAAAKGNLKMVQILVQHNATVDIRDSEGNTPLHLACDEERVEEAKLLVSHGASIHIENKEELTPLKVAKGGLGAILKRMVEG